The Chryseobacterium glaciei DNA window GTTTGGACGATTTTTTAATTCCAAAACATTGAAACCGATTTCTTTTGCTAAAATAAAAGTCTTCTGATCTTTTTCAAGTTTGATATTCAATAACAGTAATTTTTTCTCGGGAATAAAGAGTGAACGAAGATTATCTAAAGCTCCAAATGTTTCAAAATTATCAGATTGAATGGTATAATTAAATTTTTCAATCAAAATATTTTCCAACACTTCAGCTTTTATATTTTTACTGATTTCTAATTGATTTTCTTCTGCAAAATGCACAACTTTTTCCTCTATTTCAGGAAAATAATTGTCATACAATTCCTGAAAAGATCGTAGAACAGCAAAGTAAAAACGTTCTTTTCCTAAATTATAATTCTGCGAAATTTCAATCAATGCATTAATAAAAGCGGTTACTTTTTTAGGTGCATCACTGATAATACTAATTAAATTATTCTTATTAATTCCAAAAAGTTCTAACGGAACTTCTTTAAAAAAATCTGACTGTAGAATTTCATTAAAAGGTGCTAAACTTTTATCCAATTTTGTTGAAACCAAATCATCAAAAGTGCAATTCAAAGATTCTGAAAGTTGAATGATCTTATCATGTTTCGGATATTTTTTCCCGTTTTCAATTTCGTTTAGATAAGATTTTGATAAACCTGTTTTTACGGCAAGATCCTGCAAAGACCAATTTTTCTTTTGTCTTTGCTGTTTCAGTTTTAGCCCGAAAACCGTTTTGATAAAGTCGCTGTCAGAATTCATTATTCAAATATAAATAATAGAAGCGATTATTCGCATAATAATTTTTTAAAATATTTAGCGAACGTTCGCTAAATATTAAATATTTTTATTTATGTTTGTAATGTCGAATCACAAAATCAATAAGTTATGGAAACTAAGACTCAATTAAAAATAAAATATCAAAATCAGTTTGAAGAACTATTTACCTCGGAATTAGTAGATTTCTTGGTCGAACTTCATCAAAATTTTAATCCTAAACGATTACAGCTTTTAGAAGAAAGGAAAAAAACGCAGCAGGAATTTGATAAAGGAATTCTACCGAAATTTTTAAAGGAAACCGAAGAAATCCGAAATGGAAATTGGGTTTGCGCTCAACTTCCGGATGATTTATTAGACCGAAGAGTGGAAATCACCGGGCCTGTTGACCGAAAAATGATTATCAATGCTTTGAATTCGAATGCGTCAACTTTTATGGCAGATTTTGAAGACAGCAATTCCCCAACTTGGAGTAATTGTATGCAGGGACAAATCAATCTTTCTGATGCAATTAACCGAGAAATTGATTTCACCAATGAGCAGGGAAAATCTTATCAGCTTAATAAAAAAATTGCAGTTCTTTTAGTTCGACCAAGAGGTTTGCATTTAAATGAAAAGCATATTGAAATTAATGGAGAAGAAACTTCTGCCTCATTAATTGATTTTGGAATCTACTTTTTCAGAAATATAAAACAATTGTTGGAAAATGGAAGTGGAGCTTACTTTTACCTTCCAAAATTAGAACATTACAAAGAAGCCCGTTGGTGGAATGAAGTTTTTGTTTTTGCTCAAAACTATCTGGAAATTCCGCAAGGAACCATCAAAGCAACGGTTTTGATTGAAACAATTACTGCTTCTTTTCAGATTGATGAAATTTTATTTGAATTAAAAGAACACAGTTCAGGTTTGAATTGCGGACGTTGGGACTACATTTTTTCTTTTATTAAAAAGTTCAGAAATCTACCCGAATTTATTATTCCCGACAGAGATCGGGTGACGATGACTTCACCTTTTATGAGTGCTTATTCGAAAAGGGTGATTGAGATTTGCCACAAAAGAAATGTTCATGCTATCGGTGGAATGGCAGCACAAATTCCGATTAAAGATAATTATGAAGCGAACAGTTTAGCTTTTGAAAAAGTAAGAAATGATAAAAAACGCGAAGTAAAAAACGGTCACGACGGAACTTGGGTAGCGCATCCGGCTTTGGTTTCTGTTGCAAAAAAGATTTTTGATCAATATATGCCATCAGAAAATCAGATTGAGAAAAAGTTTGATTATCAGATCAAAGAAAGTGATTTATTGGAAATTCCAAAAGGTGAAATAACCGAAAAAGGAGTCCGAAAAAATATCAATGTCGGAATTCTCTATATCGAAAGTTGGTTAATGGGAGTCGGAGCTGCAGCAATTTATAATTTGATGGAAGACGCAGCGACGGCAGAGATTTCAAGAACGCAAATCTGGCAATGGCTTAAAAATGAAGCTGTTTTAATAGATGACAGAACATTAACACGAACTATGATCCTTCAGTGGGAACTTGAAGAAATGGAAATTATCGAAAAATATGTCGGTGAAGAACGTTTTAAAAACGGAAAATTCAATCTTGCAAAAGAACTTTTCAATGAATTGATCTTTTCTGAAAACTTTGAAGAATTTTTAACCTTAAAAGCATATCCATTTATTTGATTTCGAGAGTTTTAGTTTTTAAAACTATCAACTATCAACAAGCAACAAAAATCTAAAAAATATTATTATGAAAACAAGACAAGAACAAATTCAGGAAATAGAAAAAGACTGGCTTACAAATCCACGTTGGAACGGAGTGAAAAGACCTTACACCGCTGAAAAAGTTTTGAAATTAAGAGGTTCTTACAAACTAGATTATACGATTGCGACAGAAATGTCAAAGAAATTTTGGGACAAATTAAATAATCAGGATTTCGTTGCCGGACTTGGGGCGTTGACAGGAAATCAAGCCGTGCAGGAAGTTGATGCAGGTTTGGAAGCTATTTATCTTTCTGGCTGGCAGGTTGCGGCAGACGCTAACTTATCGGGTGAAATGTATCCTGATCAATCTTTATATCCAGCGAATTCAGTGCCTTCTGTGGTGAAGAAAATCAATAATGCTTTATTGAGAGCAGATCAAATTCAGTCCGTAAATGGAGGTGGAGATAAAGAATATTTAGTTCCAATTATTGCTGATGCGGAAGCTGGTTTTGGAGGAAATCTCAATGCTTATGAATTAATGAAACAAATGATCGAAGCGGGCGCTGCAGCCGTACATTTTGAAGATCAGTTATCTTCTGCAAAGAAATGTGGTCACTTAGGCGGAAAAGTTTTGGTTCCGACTCAAGAAGCGATTAATAAATTGATTGCGGCTCGTTTGGCAGCTGACGTTTTGGGGGTTCCAAGTTTAATTATTGCCCGAACTGACGCCGATGCAGCAGATTTATTAACTTCAGATATTGACGACAGAGATAAAAAATTCGTAACGGGAGAAAGAACTTCCGAGGGATTTTATGTCGTGAAAAATGGAGTAGAGCAGGGAATCGATCGTGGTTTGTCTTACGCTCCTTACGCAGATTTGATCTGGATGGAAACTTCAAATCCCGATTTGGAACAGGCAAGAAAATTTGCGGAAAGTATTCATGCCAAATTCCCCGGAAAAATGTTGGCTTATAATTGTTCGCCTTCTTTCAATTGGGCAGCAAGGCTTTCTGTGGATGAAATGTTGAATTTCAGAGAAGAATTGGCAAAAATGGGTTATAAATTCCAGTTTATTACACTGGCAGGTTTCCATGCTTTGAATACGGCAATGTTTGAATTGGCTTTAGCATACAAAGAAAAAGGGATGGCCGGATATTCTGAACTTCAGGAACGTGAATTTGCATTGCAGAAAAAAGGTTTCAGAGCGGTAAAACATCAGTCTTTTGTAGGAACAGGATATTTTGATGAAGTACAGAATGTGGTGACAAGCGGTTCCTCTGCAACGGTTGCTATGAAAGATTCTACAGAAACGGCACAGTTTCACTAAAATCATTTTTCCATATTTAAATAAAATTTTTAGATGTGAACCTTCTCAGTTTTGGGAAGGTTTTTAGTTTGGAATTAAAATTAAAAACTTAAAGTTCATATATTTGATTATTAATGAAGAAGTGAAAAATAATGAGTTTAATTTATCAAAAGGAAATAAAAGTAACCAAAGAGCATATTGATCAGAATAATCATGTGAATAATGTTCAGTACGTGCATTGGGTAGAAGAAATTGCCGTTGAACACTGGGATTTTGTAAAACATAAAACGGAATATCCCGAAGATATCTGGATGCTTTTAGATCATCATATTCAATACAAAAAGCAGGTGTATTTGGGAGATACAATTATGGTTAAAACATATCCTAAAGTTCCTGAGGGAGCAAAGCAACCCAGAAAAGTTGAATTTTATTGTAATGATCAGCTTGTTGTAGATTC harbors:
- a CDS encoding helix-turn-helix domain-containing protein is translated as MNSDSDFIKTVFGLKLKQQRQKKNWSLQDLAVKTGLSKSYLNEIENGKKYPKHDKIIQLSESLNCTFDDLVSTKLDKSLAPFNEILQSDFFKEVPLELFGINKNNLISIISDAPKKVTAFINALIEISQNYNLGKERFYFAVLRSFQELYDNYFPEIEEKVVHFAEENQLEISKNIKAEVLENILIEKFNYTIQSDNFETFGALDNLRSLFIPEKKLLLLNIKLEKDQKTFILAKEIGFNVLELKNRPNTYSWLDFGSFEEILNNFYASYFAGALLISKEQIIENTSNFFLQNNWEPTSFENLIENFTNSPETFYYRLTNVLSSELGIKDLFYLCLVKKKNSDKIQILKELHLNHQQAPHANATNEHYCRRWIAVKNLAHLKENETLTNAQISHYKDQGVSYLVISTSQKNPFSDGSNRSYCLGILLNSQTIKKINFIKSSTLKTINVGVTCESCSIADCEVRQAQPVRLEKEYFNLEMKNAIEKIRKELMQ
- the aceB gene encoding malate synthase A, with product METKTQLKIKYQNQFEELFTSELVDFLVELHQNFNPKRLQLLEERKKTQQEFDKGILPKFLKETEEIRNGNWVCAQLPDDLLDRRVEITGPVDRKMIINALNSNASTFMADFEDSNSPTWSNCMQGQINLSDAINREIDFTNEQGKSYQLNKKIAVLLVRPRGLHLNEKHIEINGEETSASLIDFGIYFFRNIKQLLENGSGAYFYLPKLEHYKEARWWNEVFVFAQNYLEIPQGTIKATVLIETITASFQIDEILFELKEHSSGLNCGRWDYIFSFIKKFRNLPEFIIPDRDRVTMTSPFMSAYSKRVIEICHKRNVHAIGGMAAQIPIKDNYEANSLAFEKVRNDKKREVKNGHDGTWVAHPALVSVAKKIFDQYMPSENQIEKKFDYQIKESDLLEIPKGEITEKGVRKNINVGILYIESWLMGVGAAAIYNLMEDAATAEISRTQIWQWLKNEAVLIDDRTLTRTMILQWELEEMEIIEKYVGEERFKNGKFNLAKELFNELIFSENFEEFLTLKAYPFI
- the aceA gene encoding isocitrate lyase — translated: MKTRQEQIQEIEKDWLTNPRWNGVKRPYTAEKVLKLRGSYKLDYTIATEMSKKFWDKLNNQDFVAGLGALTGNQAVQEVDAGLEAIYLSGWQVAADANLSGEMYPDQSLYPANSVPSVVKKINNALLRADQIQSVNGGGDKEYLVPIIADAEAGFGGNLNAYELMKQMIEAGAAAVHFEDQLSSAKKCGHLGGKVLVPTQEAINKLIAARLAADVLGVPSLIIARTDADAADLLTSDIDDRDKKFVTGERTSEGFYVVKNGVEQGIDRGLSYAPYADLIWMETSNPDLEQARKFAESIHAKFPGKMLAYNCSPSFNWAARLSVDEMLNFREELAKMGYKFQFITLAGFHALNTAMFELALAYKEKGMAGYSELQEREFALQKKGFRAVKHQSFVGTGYFDEVQNVVTSGSSATVAMKDSTETAQFH
- a CDS encoding acyl-CoA thioesterase, coding for MSLIYQKEIKVTKEHIDQNNHVNNVQYVHWVEEIAVEHWDFVKHKTEYPEDIWMLLDHHIQYKKQVYLGDTIMVKTYPKVPEGAKQPRKVEFYCNDQLVVDSLTLWILIDVETQKIKRLGNDWLEKI